A region of Planktomarina temperata RCA23 DNA encodes the following proteins:
- a CDS encoding ABC transporter permease gives MATYDWLFNMLGLRKWCDAGASDGPMSMAQLLAKTGNAAPESGFSFAFPSLDELNKACGQISQTRDVVKGLENGFLAIRPALRTVLDPITQPLSWMLDGTLYLFMTAPWFLIMAVILVAVWFSTRSLSVLLFNGFCLSFFAFVDHFEPAMQTFAVILVCTIISALFGIPIGIAMSKHNRLQKAIIPILDLLQTLPTFVYLIPLIFLFPIGESRLYGIAIILYAIVPVIRLTDLGVRLVDKDVVEAGNAFGMSPGQKLTKVELPLALPNIMAGLNQTIMMSLAMVVIASMVTAPGLGVLVLRGIRNLELGVGLMAGVCIVLLAVMLDRTSKAALSRIDRTKNEM, from the coding sequence ATGGCCACTTACGATTGGCTTTTCAACATGCTTGGCTTGCGCAAATGGTGCGATGCAGGCGCCTCCGACGGCCCGATGTCCATGGCGCAACTGCTCGCCAAAACCGGAAATGCAGCCCCCGAGTCAGGCTTCAGTTTTGCCTTTCCGTCGCTGGACGAGTTGAACAAAGCTTGCGGTCAAATCAGCCAGACCCGCGATGTGGTTAAAGGCCTGGAAAATGGATTTCTCGCCATTCGCCCCGCGCTGCGAACGGTTTTAGACCCGATCACTCAGCCACTGTCATGGATGCTCGATGGCACACTCTATCTGTTCATGACCGCCCCTTGGTTCCTGATTATGGCCGTCATCTTGGTGGCGGTGTGGTTCTCCACGCGCTCTCTTTCTGTATTGCTTTTTAATGGGTTCTGCCTTTCGTTTTTCGCCTTTGTTGATCATTTTGAACCGGCGATGCAAACCTTCGCGGTCATATTGGTCTGTACCATCATATCCGCGCTCTTCGGCATTCCAATTGGCATTGCCATGTCCAAACACAACCGATTGCAAAAGGCGATCATCCCAATTTTGGATCTGCTGCAAACCCTGCCAACCTTCGTTTATCTGATCCCGCTGATCTTCCTCTTTCCCATCGGTGAGTCGCGGCTCTACGGCATTGCGATTATCCTCTATGCCATTGTGCCGGTGATCCGTCTGACCGATCTTGGCGTCCGGTTGGTCGACAAAGATGTGGTGGAAGCTGGCAATGCCTTTGGCATGAGTCCGGGACAAAAACTCACCAAAGTTGAGCTGCCCTTGGCGCTGCCCAACATCATGGCGGGCCTCAATCAAACCATCATGATGAGCCTTGCCATGGTCGTCATTGCCTCCATGGTCACGGCTCCAGGTCTCGGGGTTCTCGTCTTACGCGGCATTCGCAATCTGGAGCTTGGCGTCGGGTTGATGGCCGGGGTCTGTATCGTATTGCTGGCGGTCATGTTGGACCGCACCTCAAAGGCGGCGCTCTCGCGCATCGACCGCACTAAGAACGAAATGTGA
- a CDS encoding betaine/proline/choline family ABC transporter ATP-binding protein, translating to MTQTTKVSLRGLYKIFGNDDKSVLPHVKAGMGKEELLTTHKHVLGLRDINVEMQSGEITVVMGLSGSGKSTLIRHLNRLIEPTDGEILVDGVDVMNLSTTDLRQMRQNKMSMVFQKFALLPHRTVLQNAAMALDIKGLPTEEQEQEAKNWLARVGLGGFENHYPAQLSGGMQQRVGIARALTSNSDIMLMDEAFSALDPLIRTDMQDLLLELQVELKKTIIFITHDLDEALKLADHLVILKDGAVVQQGEPQGILMNPTDPYIEDFVSDINRARVLRVRSVMQPLSEGQFAGDVQANDNLESLIAASGGDTALRYRVLDDTNKPVGTLDMRDLVKALVPRISSSEAGTRYH from the coding sequence ATGACACAAACAACAAAAGTCAGCCTGCGCGGCCTGTACAAAATATTCGGCAATGATGACAAATCTGTATTGCCGCATGTCAAAGCCGGCATGGGCAAAGAAGAGCTGCTGACCACCCACAAACATGTTTTGGGTCTGCGAGACATCAATGTCGAAATGCAATCTGGTGAAATCACAGTGGTGATGGGCCTGTCAGGCTCGGGCAAGTCCACCTTGATCCGCCACCTCAACCGTCTCATCGAACCCACCGATGGCGAGATTTTGGTGGATGGGGTTGATGTCATGAACCTCTCGACAACCGATCTGCGGCAAATGCGCCAAAACAAAATGTCGATGGTGTTCCAAAAATTCGCACTTCTCCCGCATCGGACGGTGTTGCAGAACGCCGCCATGGCCCTTGATATCAAAGGTCTGCCAACGGAAGAGCAAGAACAAGAAGCCAAAAATTGGCTGGCCCGTGTCGGGCTTGGCGGATTCGAAAACCATTATCCGGCGCAATTGTCAGGTGGGATGCAACAGCGGGTGGGCATTGCCCGCGCGCTGACCTCAAACTCTGATATCATGCTCATGGATGAAGCATTCTCCGCGCTCGATCCACTCATCCGCACCGACATGCAAGATTTGCTTCTGGAGCTGCAAGTGGAGTTGAAAAAGACCATCATTTTCATCACCCATGATCTTGATGAGGCGCTGAAACTGGCCGATCATCTGGTGATCTTGAAAGATGGGGCGGTGGTGCAACAGGGCGAGCCACAGGGCATTTTGATGAACCCAACCGATCCTTATATCGAAGATTTCGTCTCTGATATTAACCGGGCGCGGGTGTTGCGTGTAAGGTCAGTCATGCAGCCCTTATCCGAGGGGCAATTTGCCGGCGATGTGCAGGCCAATGATAACCTCGAAAGCCTCATCGCCGCATCCGGTGGCGACACGGCCCTGCGCTACCGGGTCTTGGATGACACCAACAAACCCGTCGGCACGCTCGATATGCGCGATTTGGTCAAAGCTCTGGTGCCGCGCATCTCCAGCTCCGAAGCCGGCACCCGGTATCATTGA
- a CDS encoding LysR substrate-binding domain-containing protein, translating into MNFTLKQLRYVEAAGRLGSIAKAAVEVSISQSSITASIDALEASLDYALFVRTPAKGITPTSAGREALQLIRTYLNQTRQFESELQSQGGDDAGLVRIACYATAAPTFLPPILKSITENFPGISVKVMEGNMMAILDYLDNGEVDLVFTYDRHVPPAQAFEPLFPAPPYALISKSDTASQLPAISFEQLSKRPMIMLDLPYTRDYFLGLFRTRGLEPDLAHSTRSSEIAQALVEGDFGYTLLNIRPRTYSAKDSRFSAVPISDSSHVPVFGIATLSNLRQPKNVRSFIKICTQLRDEGVFDSCTVSAPT; encoded by the coding sequence TTGAATTTCACACTCAAACAATTGCGCTATGTCGAGGCAGCAGGGCGGCTTGGATCCATCGCCAAGGCCGCCGTTGAAGTTTCGATATCGCAATCCTCGATCACCGCGTCGATTGATGCATTGGAAGCCTCGTTGGACTATGCATTATTCGTCCGCACCCCTGCCAAGGGCATCACCCCAACATCTGCGGGCCGCGAGGCTTTGCAGCTGATCCGCACCTATTTAAACCAAACCCGGCAGTTCGAGTCCGAATTGCAATCGCAAGGCGGAGATGACGCCGGTTTGGTGCGTATTGCCTGCTACGCCACCGCTGCACCGACGTTTTTGCCGCCAATCTTGAAATCGATCACCGAAAATTTTCCTGGTATTTCCGTGAAAGTGATGGAGGGCAATATGATGGCAATCTTAGATTATCTGGACAACGGCGAAGTTGATTTGGTCTTCACCTATGACCGGCATGTGCCTCCGGCACAGGCCTTTGAGCCGCTTTTCCCTGCTCCACCCTATGCCCTAATCTCCAAATCAGATACGGCCAGCCAGCTGCCGGCAATTTCCTTTGAGCAATTGAGCAAAAGACCCATGATCATGCTCGACCTGCCCTATACGCGCGACTATTTTCTGGGGTTGTTCCGGACCCGCGGCTTGGAACCTGACCTGGCCCATTCCACAAGATCCTCAGAAATTGCCCAAGCCTTGGTTGAAGGAGATTTTGGCTATACTTTGTTAAACATCCGGCCACGCACCTATAGCGCAAAAGACAGCCGATTTAGCGCCGTGCCCATATCAGACTCCTCTCACGTGCCGGTTTTCGGCATCGCGACGCTCAGCAATCTGCGCCAACCTAAAAACGTACGCTCCTTTATCAAGATCTGCACGCAGCTGCGCGACGAGGGGGTATTTGACAGCTGCACAGTCTCTGCACCCACCTAG
- a CDS encoding ABC transporter permease, which yields MGILRTIIIRVLYAAALLFAVLVLNFSLMHLAPGDVADTISQSMGGADQEILDEIRVSYGLDQPFIVQLGKYIANVAQFDLGYSFFYNQPVSRLILERLPATLLLVLTAQIAALIIGVVLGVISARKPKGISNYVVTFLALFGYSAPVFWTGILLLITFSLNVHWFPVAGMRDVTVEGGFWTHFVDVARHLVLPAVTLGSIFLALYSRLSRASMMEVLGSDYIRTAKAKGLSDHQVVYKHALKNALSPVITLAGLQFSAVLSGAVLVEAVFSWPGLGTLAFQSIIARDTPTILGILFFSALVVIVGNLLTDLALRLVDPRVGGRK from the coding sequence TTGGGCATTTTACGCACCATTATCATCCGCGTTCTCTATGCCGCCGCATTGCTGTTTGCGGTCTTGGTGCTGAATTTCTCACTCATGCATCTGGCGCCTGGCGATGTGGCCGATACCATCAGCCAATCTATGGGCGGGGCAGATCAAGAAATTCTTGATGAGATCCGCGTGAGCTACGGGCTTGATCAACCCTTCATCGTGCAGCTGGGAAAATACATTGCCAATGTGGCTCAGTTTGATTTGGGCTATTCGTTCTTTTACAATCAACCAGTCAGCCGATTGATCCTTGAACGCCTGCCAGCCACGTTGCTCTTGGTCCTTACGGCGCAGATTGCCGCCCTAATCATCGGCGTTGTTCTGGGTGTCATCTCAGCGCGCAAGCCCAAAGGCATCTCCAACTATGTCGTGACATTCCTGGCGCTGTTTGGCTATTCCGCCCCCGTCTTTTGGACCGGTATTTTGCTGCTCATCACTTTTTCGCTCAACGTGCATTGGTTCCCGGTCGCTGGCATGCGTGACGTGACCGTGGAAGGTGGATTTTGGACCCATTTTGTGGATGTTGCGCGGCATTTGGTTCTGCCCGCCGTCACACTTGGCTCCATCTTTCTCGCGCTCTATTCGCGCCTATCGCGCGCCTCAATGATGGAAGTCTTGGGCTCCGACTACATTCGCACCGCCAAGGCCAAAGGCCTAAGCGATCATCAGGTGGTCTATAAACATGCGCTGAAAAATGCGCTCTCACCGGTGATAACCTTGGCGGGCCTGCAGTTTTCCGCAGTGCTCTCGGGCGCGGTGCTGGTCGAGGCTGTATTCAGCTGGCCAGGCCTTGGCACCCTCGCCTTCCAATCCATCATCGCCCGCGATACGCCCACAATTCTTGGCATTCTTTTCTTCTCAGCTTTGGTGGTGATTGTCGGAAATTTGCTCACCGATCTGGCGCTGCGGCTTGTCGATCCACGCGTGGGAGGCCGCAAATGA
- a CDS encoding amidohydrolase family protein — translation MSETIVYSAKKIITMNPSRPEATHVAVRDGRILGAGSLSELQTWGDVRLDERFKDKVLMPGFVEGHAHVMEGSLWSKVYCGWFDRADPDGKLWSGVKSVDAVVERLRAAEAALEDPAAAVSGWQLDPIYMDNITVTRADLDRVSTTRPVGVLHASGHIMNVNTKALELAGMMKTGHNHPGIPLGADGLPTGELKGPEVMTPVGPFVGFERNLLDADEAGLRNFAKLCVRTGTTTITDLASRMDEDTVDMMLRVTSEPHYPIRLMPFRFFLGLSAPELVETVLAMKKRATDRLRLGQIKIVADGSIQGFSARLRWPGYHNGAPNGLWYIAPEHLSELLHLALEAGVQVHTHTNGDQATQLVLEKLATALQAHPNPDHRFTLQHCQLADAAQFRLAAKLGMCVNLFANHHYYWGDEHYNLTVGPDRATRMNACRTALDSGVPMAIHSDAPVTPLGPLFTAWAAVNRITASGRVQGEEERIDVSEALYAVTMGAAYTLHLDGEIGSIETGKKADFAVLEADPTACDPMELKDIPVWGTVQGGRIFPAAEL, via the coding sequence ATGTCCGAAACGATCGTTTACAGTGCCAAAAAAATCATCACCATGAACCCCAGTCGCCCGGAGGCCACTCATGTGGCCGTGCGTGATGGGCGTATTTTGGGAGCGGGCAGCCTCTCTGAATTACAGACTTGGGGCGACGTCAGGCTCGATGAGCGTTTCAAAGACAAGGTGTTGATGCCTGGATTCGTAGAGGGTCATGCACATGTTATGGAAGGGTCTTTGTGGAGCAAAGTCTATTGTGGCTGGTTTGATCGCGCCGACCCCGATGGTAAACTCTGGTCTGGGGTGAAAAGCGTCGATGCGGTCGTTGAACGTTTGCGGGCGGCGGAAGCCGCGCTTGAGGATCCCGCCGCGGCCGTCTCGGGGTGGCAGTTGGACCCGATCTATATGGACAATATCACCGTGACCCGTGCTGATCTTGATCGGGTCTCAACCACCCGGCCTGTTGGGGTCCTGCATGCCTCTGGCCATATTATGAATGTGAATACCAAAGCGCTTGAACTGGCCGGCATGATGAAGACTGGGCATAATCACCCCGGCATCCCCTTGGGCGCCGATGGTTTACCCACGGGCGAGCTCAAAGGACCCGAGGTGATGACACCCGTTGGCCCCTTTGTTGGTTTTGAGCGCAATCTTCTGGACGCCGATGAGGCTGGCCTGCGCAATTTCGCGAAACTCTGCGTGCGTACAGGCACAACCACGATCACAGACCTTGCCTCGCGTATGGATGAGGACACTGTTGATATGATGCTGCGTGTCACCAGTGAGCCGCACTATCCCATACGTCTCATGCCGTTTCGCTTTTTTCTCGGCCTGTCTGCGCCGGAGCTGGTTGAGACCGTCTTGGCGATGAAAAAAAGAGCCACGGATCGGTTGCGTTTGGGGCAAATTAAAATTGTGGCGGATGGTTCGATCCAAGGGTTTTCCGCTCGGTTGCGCTGGCCCGGTTATCACAACGGTGCGCCGAACGGGCTTTGGTATATCGCACCGGAGCATCTGTCAGAGCTATTGCATTTGGCCTTGGAGGCTGGGGTGCAGGTGCATACCCACACCAACGGCGATCAGGCCACGCAATTGGTTTTGGAAAAATTGGCGACGGCTTTGCAAGCGCATCCCAATCCGGATCACCGTTTCACGTTGCAGCATTGCCAATTGGCAGATGCTGCGCAGTTCCGTTTGGCGGCAAAACTTGGGATGTGTGTTAACCTCTTTGCCAACCATCATTACTATTGGGGAGATGAGCATTATAACCTCACCGTAGGGCCGGACCGGGCCACGCGCATGAATGCCTGCCGCACGGCGCTGGACAGCGGCGTGCCCATGGCGATCCATTCCGACGCGCCCGTGACCCCGCTGGGCCCGCTCTTCACCGCATGGGCTGCTGTCAATCGCATCACCGCCTCGGGCCGGGTGCAGGGGGAAGAAGAGCGGATCGACGTGTCAGAAGCACTTTATGCCGTCACCATGGGCGCGGCCTATACGCTGCATCTGGATGGGGAAATCGGCTCAATTGAAACCGGCAAAAAAGCGGATTTTGCCGTGTTGGAGGCAGACCCGACCGCCTGTGACCCGATGGAACTTAAGGACATCCCAGTGTGGGGCACCGTGCAGGGCGGCCGTATTTTCCCGGCGGCAGAGCTTTGA
- a CDS encoding restriction endonuclease, translating into MGVHVSDRPIEGGYIAVGWPELGDLATIESTRDAFKKCLDQTYPNKKPGAIPVDAGTLFKFAHELKAGDIVIYPSKGDRMVNIGRLKGKLRHDVGDQDEYPNKHDVEWLGHFPRDEFSQSALNEIGSFISLFRVQRHAAEFLGKIGVNPEQGVQDRAPQLADQSEEFTDDETAIGVAGALAETSARDFVIRRLTTQLSGHEFEFFVAHLMECMGYKARVTSKSGDGGVDVVAHMDPLGFQPPIVKVQCKITTGKTQRPEVDQLLGTLGDGEYGLFINLGSFARGAIELERNRAKLRLLGGDQVVDLIFEHYAKLSPQYRSLLPLKQIFVPDSGPLDR; encoded by the coding sequence ATGGGCGTGCATGTTTCGGATCGGCCAATTGAGGGTGGGTATATTGCGGTCGGCTGGCCTGAATTGGGAGACTTGGCCACTATTGAGAGCACGCGCGACGCCTTTAAAAAGTGCCTTGACCAAACCTACCCAAACAAAAAGCCGGGTGCGATCCCAGTCGATGCAGGAACATTATTTAAGTTCGCTCATGAGCTCAAAGCGGGCGATATCGTTATTTATCCGTCCAAAGGGGATCGTATGGTTAACATTGGGCGGTTGAAAGGGAAGCTGCGCCATGATGTTGGGGATCAGGATGAGTATCCAAATAAGCATGACGTTGAATGGCTTGGCCACTTTCCGCGTGACGAGTTTAGCCAAAGCGCTTTAAATGAGATTGGCAGTTTTATATCTTTGTTTCGTGTTCAGCGTCATGCAGCTGAATTTTTGGGGAAGATTGGTGTGAATCCTGAGCAGGGTGTTCAGGACAGGGCGCCGCAACTTGCTGACCAATCGGAGGAATTCACGGATGACGAAACGGCAATTGGGGTCGCAGGAGCGCTGGCCGAAACAAGTGCGCGAGATTTTGTCATTCGTAGATTAACGACACAGCTATCGGGGCATGAATTCGAGTTCTTTGTTGCGCATTTAATGGAGTGCATGGGGTATAAAGCACGGGTCACCTCAAAATCCGGCGATGGGGGCGTCGATGTGGTTGCGCATATGGACCCGTTGGGATTTCAACCACCGATCGTGAAAGTCCAGTGTAAAATAACCACGGGAAAGACCCAGAGACCTGAGGTGGATCAACTGCTGGGTACTTTAGGGGATGGGGAATATGGGCTGTTCATCAACCTGGGTTCTTTTGCGAGAGGGGCCATTGAATTGGAGCGCAACAGAGCGAAGTTAAGACTTTTGGGCGGAGACCAAGTTGTTGACTTGATTTTTGAGCACTATGCAAAGCTCTCCCCACAGTATCGGTCTCTACTCCCTTTAAAACAAATATTTGTCCCCGATTCTGGGCCGTTGGATCGTTGA
- a CDS encoding ABC transporter substrate-binding protein, with protein MKHILKSMLTATAAVAILASGAIAEDAPRKGGTLITVMATNVRNLNPAVQSGIVTGYPGAQLFAAPLRYDEDWTPQPYLAKSWDVSEDGLTVTLNLVDNAVFHDGTPITSEDVAFSVDTIKAHHPFKSMFAPVVSVDTPDAHTAVLNLSKPHPALMLAMSGQLMAIIPKHIYGDGQDPKTHPRNTENVVGSGPFKLVEYKSGEHVILERFDDFFIEGRPYLDKVVMRIITDPAARAIAYENGEVHMGAFESLPRIINRLKKVDSLTVTDEGYGGIGPLDWLAMNTTKGPLADVNVRKAIAYAVDKNFIHKALMQGTASDSKTGIHPDSPFYNANVEGYDLDLDKSRALLDAAGYPMQGDSRFSLTIDFGWPGVKPQVEYVKAALKKVGIDVEVRASADFPTWAARMGEMDFDMSWDTVFNWGDPVIGVHRTYSSDNIAKGVWSNTQGYSNARVDELIAMAAVETDPAKRTALYAEFQEIIADEVPVYHTNTLPYHTVYNDNVGNPPLGIWGTSTPIDMTYLKK; from the coding sequence ATGAAACATATCTTAAAATCCATGCTCACGGCGACCGCCGCTGTCGCCATATTGGCCAGTGGAGCCATTGCAGAGGATGCCCCACGCAAGGGCGGCACCTTGATCACAGTCATGGCAACCAATGTGCGCAACCTCAATCCTGCGGTGCAATCGGGCATCGTGACCGGCTACCCTGGTGCACAATTGTTTGCCGCGCCCCTGCGCTATGACGAAGATTGGACCCCACAGCCCTATCTTGCCAAAAGCTGGGACGTGAGCGAGGATGGTCTGACCGTCACTCTCAACCTCGTCGATAATGCGGTGTTCCATGATGGCACGCCGATCACATCTGAAGATGTGGCCTTTTCCGTCGATACGATCAAAGCCCATCACCCGTTCAAATCTATGTTTGCTCCAGTCGTGTCCGTTGATACGCCCGATGCCCATACGGCAGTGCTGAACCTCAGCAAGCCGCATCCGGCGCTGATGCTCGCCATGTCCGGACAATTGATGGCCATTATTCCAAAGCATATCTATGGCGATGGACAAGACCCGAAAACCCACCCCCGCAACACCGAAAACGTTGTTGGCTCTGGCCCATTCAAACTGGTTGAGTATAAATCTGGCGAACATGTGATCCTGGAAAGATTTGATGACTTTTTCATTGAAGGCCGGCCCTATCTCGACAAGGTGGTCATGCGGATCATCACCGACCCGGCCGCGCGGGCCATCGCTTATGAGAATGGCGAGGTTCATATGGGCGCCTTCGAGTCTCTGCCCCGCATCATCAACCGCCTTAAGAAAGTCGACAGCCTGACCGTAACCGATGAAGGTTATGGCGGCATTGGTCCGCTTGATTGGCTGGCGATGAACACCACAAAAGGTCCATTAGCCGATGTTAATGTGCGCAAGGCCATTGCCTATGCGGTCGACAAGAACTTCATCCACAAGGCTTTGATGCAGGGCACGGCCTCGGATTCCAAAACTGGCATCCATCCCGACAGCCCATTTTACAATGCCAATGTGGAAGGCTACGATCTCGACCTGGATAAATCACGGGCCTTGCTCGATGCCGCGGGCTATCCAATGCAGGGCGACTCGCGCTTTAGCCTGACAATTGATTTTGGCTGGCCCGGCGTAAAGCCACAGGTTGAATATGTCAAAGCAGCCTTGAAGAAGGTCGGCATCGATGTAGAAGTCCGCGCCTCTGCTGATTTCCCCACCTGGGCGGCCCGCATGGGAGAAATGGACTTCGATATGTCCTGGGATACAGTGTTTAACTGGGGTGATCCTGTGATTGGCGTCCACCGGACCTATTCCTCCGACAATATTGCCAAAGGTGTTTGGTCCAATACGCAGGGCTATTCCAACGCCCGTGTCGATGAGCTGATCGCCATGGCAGCGGTGGAAACAGACCCCGCCAAGCGCACGGCACTATATGCAGAGTTCCAAGAGATCATCGCAGATGAGGTGCCTGTTTATCACACAAACACCCTGCCCTATCACACCGTCTATAACGACAATGTGGGCAATCCACCGCTGGGCATTTGGGGCACATCAACACCGATTGATATGACCTACCTCAAAAAGTAA
- a CDS encoding ABC transporter permease → MTRPEIHEEETPQAQHPVTESWAMFRKNTAAVAALALLILITFGAIFGPALYPTDPFEMVWAPFSPPGEEGFLLGTDYLGRDLLAMIINGAKVSLMIGLSAALMTVIIGVTVGALAGFYRGIVEEVLMRITEFFQVLPTLLFSMVLVALFGASLPMITFAIGIVSWTAVARITRSEFLRIRELEYVMASRASGASNMKLMFRVILPNALPPIIVQSALMVGSAILFEAGLSFLGLTDPNVVSWGQIIGSNRQYILDAGYTVTIPGVAIFVTVLAISLVGDGLNDALNPKLRQR, encoded by the coding sequence ATGACCCGTCCAGAAATCCACGAAGAAGAAACGCCGCAGGCCCAGCACCCTGTTACAGAAAGCTGGGCGATGTTTCGCAAGAATACGGCCGCTGTTGCCGCTTTGGCGCTTCTCATCCTGATCACCTTCGGCGCGATCTTTGGCCCTGCGCTCTATCCCACAGATCCCTTCGAAATGGTCTGGGCGCCGTTCTCCCCTCCCGGCGAGGAAGGGTTCTTGCTGGGCACCGACTATCTCGGACGCGATCTGTTGGCGATGATCATCAATGGCGCCAAAGTATCCCTGATGATCGGCCTTTCGGCGGCGCTGATGACTGTGATCATTGGCGTCACAGTGGGCGCCCTTGCCGGGTTTTATCGCGGAATTGTGGAAGAGGTGCTCATGCGGATCACGGAATTTTTCCAAGTGTTGCCAACCTTGCTGTTTTCGATGGTCTTGGTGGCGCTCTTCGGAGCCTCGCTGCCGATGATCACCTTTGCCATAGGCATCGTCAGCTGGACCGCCGTGGCTCGGATCACGCGCTCAGAATTTCTGCGCATCCGCGAGCTGGAATATGTTATGGCCTCGCGGGCCTCGGGCGCGTCCAACATGAAACTGATGTTTCGCGTGATCCTGCCCAACGCCCTTCCGCCGATCATCGTGCAATCGGCGCTTATGGTCGGATCGGCAATCCTTTTTGAAGCGGGCCTGTCTTTCCTTGGCCTGACCGATCCCAATGTCGTCAGCTGGGGGCAAATCATTGGCTCCAATCGCCAATATATTCTGGATGCAGGCTATACGGTCACCATCCCCGGCGTTGCTATTTTTGTGACGGTGCTGGCGATTTCTTTGGTTGGAGATGGGTTGAACGACGCGCTGAACCCAAAGTTGAGGCAAAGATGA
- a CDS encoding GTP-binding protein: MGHRAGRPYFPGGRALKAHIPVAVIGGYLGAGKTTLVNHLLRHAAGRRIAILVNEFGDLPIDEDLIEAEGEDMIAISGGCICCSFGSDLTAALIKLSELAPPPDHVVIEASGVAMPGTVALSISILPGFALAGVVVLADGERVQAQAEDDYIGDTILRQLSDADVIVHSKTDLQPDDGAVEAVESWLQAMAPQAKIVPTTQGRVPPDIILGLTGPNAKPQASPHADAGYESRAFRHIPPCVPGDLAQKLATGPYGVIRAKGFLRDCEEASWVIQTVGQRFEAQRSQKLDPAGLVCIGRRGALDTAALEALLGLAG; encoded by the coding sequence GTGGGGCACCGTGCAGGGCGGCCGTATTTTCCCGGCGGCAGAGCTTTGAAGGCACATATTCCGGTCGCTGTAATTGGGGGCTATTTGGGCGCTGGCAAGACCACGTTGGTCAACCATCTTCTGCGCCATGCCGCAGGGCGCCGAATTGCAATTTTGGTCAATGAATTCGGCGATCTGCCGATTGACGAAGATTTAATTGAAGCGGAAGGGGAGGATATGATCGCCATTTCAGGCGGCTGTATCTGTTGCTCTTTTGGCTCGGATCTCACGGCCGCTTTGATCAAATTGTCCGAGCTTGCGCCGCCGCCAGACCATGTGGTGATTGAAGCCTCGGGCGTGGCGATGCCGGGGACTGTGGCACTCAGCATTTCGATCCTGCCTGGGTTTGCTTTGGCCGGGGTCGTGGTCTTGGCCGATGGTGAAAGGGTACAGGCGCAGGCGGAGGATGATTACATCGGTGATACGATCTTACGGCAATTGTCGGATGCGGATGTGATTGTGCACAGTAAAACCGATTTGCAGCCTGATGACGGCGCCGTTGAGGCGGTAGAGTCCTGGCTTCAAGCGATGGCGCCACAGGCCAAGATCGTGCCCACCACTCAGGGGCGCGTACCCCCTGACATTATACTCGGCCTCACAGGCCCTAACGCCAAACCGCAGGCCAGTCCCCATGCGGATGCGGGCTATGAAAGCCGGGCCTTCAGACACATACCACCCTGTGTTCCAGGGGATTTGGCGCAAAAACTGGCGACCGGTCCTTACGGCGTGATCCGCGCGAAAGGCTTTTTGCGCGACTGTGAAGAGGCCAGTTGGGTCATTCAAACGGTCGGACAGCGTTTTGAGGCGCAGCGCAGTCAAAAGCTAGACCCTGCTGGTTTGGTGTGTATCGGCCGCCGTGGCGCCTTGGATACCGCAGCGCTTGAGGCGCTGCTTGGTCTCGCCGGTTAG